One Methanolinea sp. DNA window includes the following coding sequences:
- a CDS encoding methyltransferase — translation MRDWKVYPPDDDTFLLLGAALALVSPGERVLEVGCGSGFISTGLLSRANVVGTDINPHALRQSREAGIEVVRADLLSGIRGPFDTVIFNPPYLPTRGGERTGDWLDYALDGGEDGLRVISRFIAQAGRVLAPGGRILLLVSSLVDVPKLKETIREHGFSCTVFSRYRMEGETLSVLVLSRGGGPGEGLP, via the coding sequence GTGAGGGACTGGAAGGTTTACCCCCCGGACGACGACACGTTCCTCCTCCTCGGGGCTGCCCTCGCCCTCGTCTCCCCCGGGGAACGCGTCCTCGAGGTAGGGTGCGGGAGCGGATTCATCTCGACCGGGTTGCTCTCCCGGGCGAACGTCGTGGGGACCGACATCAATCCCCACGCGCTGCGGCAGTCGCGGGAGGCGGGAATCGAGGTGGTGCGGGCCGACCTCCTCTCCGGGATCAGGGGGCCCTTCGATACCGTCATCTTCAACCCCCCGTACCTCCCCACGCGTGGAGGGGAGCGGACGGGGGACTGGCTCGATTATGCCCTCGACGGCGGGGAGGACGGCCTTCGCGTGATCTCGAGGTTCATCGCGCAGGCCGGACGGGTCCTCGCACCCGGCGGGCGAATCCTCCTCCTCGTCTCGTCCCTCGTGGACGTCCCGAAACTGAAGGAGACCATCAGGGAGCACGGGTTCTCGTGCACCGTCTTCTCGAGGTACCGGATGGAGGGGGAGACGCTCTCCGTCCTCGTCCTCTCCCGGGGAGGGGGTCCCGGCGAGGGACTCCCCTGA
- a CDS encoding energy-coupling factor transporter transmembrane component T: protein MGEILSYIHGNGIFHRMHPAAKGLIVLALGVMAILSVSVPFLLLLLGAVVSLAFVGGILREILDQLKLILAMGAVFILVTLVTMPGGDTLFSLPGGLLPVTTGALDAGVVLTLRFAILIMSFQIFVATTQPRDLVNALERAGVPVDYTLMFLIALRFIPTLQAEARRIHEAQLARGYSPGKGPVGKVRSIAPVLVPLVSNALGRAHTLGLTIDMRGYRTRARTPVREVRFARPDWITSGIAGVTLAVYILSLACPHGGG from the coding sequence GTGGGCGAGATCCTGAGCTACATCCACGGGAACGGCATTTTCCACCGGATGCACCCCGCCGCGAAGGGCCTGATCGTCCTTGCCCTCGGCGTCATGGCCATCCTCTCCGTCTCCGTCCCGTTCCTCCTCCTGTTGCTGGGGGCGGTCGTCTCCCTCGCGTTCGTGGGAGGGATACTCCGGGAGATCCTGGACCAGCTGAAGCTGATCCTCGCGATGGGCGCGGTCTTCATCCTCGTCACCCTCGTCACCATGCCGGGGGGAGATACCCTCTTTTCCCTCCCGGGAGGGCTCCTCCCTGTCACGACGGGGGCACTCGACGCGGGGGTCGTCCTCACGCTCCGGTTTGCCATCCTCATCATGTCCTTCCAGATATTCGTGGCCACGACGCAGCCGAGGGACCTCGTCAACGCGCTGGAGAGGGCGGGGGTCCCCGTGGATTACACCCTGATGTTCCTGATCGCCCTCCGGTTCATCCCCACCCTGCAGGCCGAGGCGAGGAGGATCCACGAGGCACAGCTCGCGAGGGGCTACTCTCCCGGGAAGGGGCCCGTGGGGAAGGTGAGGAGCATCGCTCCCGTGCTCGTCCCCCTCGTCTCGAATGCCCTCGGCCGGGCACACACGCTCGGGCTCACGATCGACATGCGCGGGTACCGCACGCGGGCGAGGACACCGGTCAGGGAGGTGAGATTCGCGCGCCCCGACTGGATAACCAGCGGGATAGCGGGGGTCACCCTCGCAGTCTACATCCTCTCCCTCGCGTGCCCGCACGGGGGAGGGTGA
- a CDS encoding ATP-binding cassette domain-containing protein, with product MIALENVRYRYPAGTRDALSGITLFVRPGECTMVTGPSGAGKTTLCMAASGILEHEYGGEKGGRVVICGRDAGEYGGLPDIASRVSLVFDDPEAQLIFSTVEEEVLSALERRGLSPSEVEERLASILEVTGLSALKDRAPHALSGGQRQRVALAAALAPGTDVIILDEPTAELDVGGTAGIASLLRDLKAGGKTILLAEHKFLPFDGIVDRLVVLGDGAILADGSPSELFRDGSVSRIVAPDFSDLRGKFPSRARGEGGPVVSVRDLEYAYGDIPALCGITLDIYPGELVAIVGENGSGKTTLVKHFVGLLRPARGTVVVDGKDASRAPVHELARSVGLVFQNPDHMFFADTVAGEIMFGIKNLGIPEPERVLGEVLSRCRLSGARDLYPRWLSRGERQRLAIACVLAMQPRVLVLDEPTTGLDGNEAREIMEILLSLRAEGRAVVVVTHDHRMAGQCADRIVRMEGGKIVSDTRTAG from the coding sequence ATGATCGCGCTCGAGAACGTGAGGTACAGGTACCCGGCGGGCACGAGGGACGCTCTCTCCGGCATCACGCTCTTTGTCCGGCCCGGCGAGTGCACCATGGTCACGGGTCCCTCCGGAGCAGGGAAGACGACGCTCTGCATGGCAGCATCCGGCATCCTCGAGCACGAGTACGGGGGAGAGAAGGGGGGACGCGTGGTCATCTGCGGGAGGGACGCGGGGGAGTACGGCGGACTCCCCGACATCGCGTCCCGCGTCAGCCTCGTCTTCGACGACCCCGAGGCACAGCTGATATTCTCCACCGTGGAGGAGGAGGTCCTCTCCGCGCTCGAGCGCCGTGGGCTCTCGCCGTCTGAGGTCGAGGAGAGGCTCGCCTCGATCCTCGAGGTCACGGGGCTTTCCGCCCTGAAGGACAGGGCCCCGCACGCACTCTCCGGGGGACAGCGACAGAGGGTCGCCCTCGCCGCGGCACTCGCGCCGGGTACAGACGTCATCATCCTCGACGAGCCGACGGCGGAACTCGACGTCGGGGGGACCGCGGGGATCGCCTCCCTCCTCCGGGACCTGAAGGCAGGGGGGAAGACAATCCTGCTCGCCGAGCACAAATTCCTGCCCTTCGACGGTATAGTCGACCGCCTCGTGGTGTTGGGGGACGGTGCGATCCTCGCGGACGGGTCGCCCTCCGAGCTGTTCAGGGACGGCTCCGTCTCCCGCATCGTCGCCCCCGATTTCTCCGACCTGCGCGGGAAGTTCCCGTCCCGTGCACGGGGAGAGGGGGGGCCGGTCGTCTCGGTGCGCGACCTCGAGTACGCGTACGGTGATATCCCGGCCCTCTGTGGCATCACCCTCGACATCTACCCGGGAGAGCTCGTCGCCATCGTGGGGGAGAACGGTTCGGGGAAGACGACGCTGGTCAAGCACTTCGTCGGGCTCCTGCGCCCCGCGCGGGGCACCGTGGTCGTCGACGGGAAGGACGCGAGCAGAGCCCCGGTCCACGAGCTCGCGCGGTCAGTGGGACTGGTATTCCAGAATCCCGACCACATGTTCTTCGCCGACACCGTGGCCGGGGAGATCATGTTCGGGATCAAGAACCTCGGTATCCCGGAGCCGGAGAGGGTCCTAGGGGAGGTTCTCTCGAGGTGCAGGCTCTCGGGCGCAAGGGACCTCTACCCGCGGTGGCTCTCCCGCGGCGAGAGGCAGCGGCTCGCGATCGCCTGCGTGCTTGCCATGCAACCCCGCGTCCTCGTGCTCGACGAGCCGACGACGGGGCTCGACGGGAACGAGGCACGGGAGATCATGGAGATACTCCTCTCCCTCCGCGCGGAGGGGCGGGCGGTCGTGGTGGTGACCCACGACCACCGGATGGCCGGGCAGTGCGCCGACAGGATCGTGAGGATGGAGGGGGGCAAGATCGTCTCGGATACCCGCACGGCAGGGTGA
- a CDS encoding type B DNA-directed DNA polymerase, with translation MWILDSCTRGGMVEFWEKGRGGRHLVQPAPPSFLLRLPDSHWFCDLLADLESRYRVEECEIRTIRGVFPGYRVMAGKDVAARIEEQTHYAAEIYDADVRPDLLLMAEAGISPCGGEGESRFSPDISPDLSTVEISADGNPFRRDTLPPLEVTVDGRRERLGGDEGTILSDLSGILSSADPDVVLFPHADLWVPRMVARARSLGIDTALSRSGKFRRLPGKSYWSYGRTEFRAGALIPDGRLLVDTAGSFHYREGGLAGILLGSRLSCLPPNLVARFSPGTLISSYEVYEAKRRGIAVPWRKADAECARRLPALRAADRGGMIFQPVPGIYPLVHGIDFTSLYPSLIVRDNLSPETIDTPGKKGFLPEVLEPLLSLRRRTKELKAADPGYAGHDAVLKWMLVTCFGYTGYRNAKFGQIEVHEAITAAAREVLLQARDIAEGMGFSVLHGIVDCLWVRGGDIGALRERIERETRLHAVTDTYDWIVFLPMADGSGAYNRYYGRLGDGRMKARGIAARRGDMPPYVRRVQHRMLEVLGGAATIPGVAALRETLRALYREAADALPSAHPSEMAVTRRISTLRYRRACAEASAVEACRAEGIDLSPGMEVRFVVRDARTWEVDLDWKAARFDVGYYRGLLAKAWEEVVFAVDEAGKHARGEARGAGAPAGSAPATSAPETRA, from the coding sequence GTGTGGATCCTTGACTCGTGCACCCGCGGCGGGATGGTCGAGTTCTGGGAGAAGGGGCGTGGAGGCAGGCACCTCGTCCAGCCCGCGCCCCCCTCCTTCCTCCTCCGCCTCCCCGATTCCCACTGGTTCTGCGACCTCCTCGCCGACCTCGAGAGCCGGTACCGCGTGGAGGAGTGCGAGATCCGGACGATACGCGGGGTTTTCCCGGGGTACCGCGTCATGGCGGGGAAGGACGTGGCGGCCCGGATCGAGGAACAGACGCACTACGCTGCAGAGATCTACGATGCCGACGTCCGCCCCGACCTCCTCCTCATGGCAGAGGCAGGCATCTCCCCCTGCGGCGGCGAGGGGGAGTCGCGGTTCTCTCCCGATATCTCCCCCGATCTCTCGACCGTGGAGATATCGGCTGATGGAAACCCGTTCCGCCGCGACACGCTCCCGCCCCTCGAGGTCACCGTCGACGGGAGGCGGGAGAGGCTCGGCGGGGACGAGGGGACGATTCTCTCGGACCTCTCGGGGATCCTCTCGTCCGCCGACCCGGACGTCGTCCTCTTCCCCCACGCCGACCTCTGGGTGCCGAGGATGGTCGCGCGGGCCCGTTCCCTCGGGATCGATACCGCCCTCTCCCGCTCCGGGAAGTTCCGCAGGCTGCCGGGCAAGTCGTACTGGAGCTACGGGAGGACGGAGTTCCGCGCGGGGGCCCTGATCCCCGACGGCCGGCTGCTCGTGGACACCGCGGGGAGCTTCCACTACAGGGAGGGGGGCCTTGCCGGCATCCTCCTCGGGTCGCGGCTCTCATGTCTCCCCCCCAACCTCGTCGCGCGCTTCTCGCCGGGGACGCTCATCTCCTCCTACGAGGTGTACGAGGCGAAGAGGAGGGGGATCGCGGTCCCGTGGAGGAAGGCGGACGCAGAGTGCGCGCGGCGTCTCCCGGCGCTCCGCGCGGCAGACCGAGGAGGGATGATCTTCCAGCCTGTCCCCGGGATCTACCCCCTCGTCCACGGGATTGATTTCACCTCGCTGTACCCCTCCCTCATCGTGAGGGACAACCTCTCCCCCGAGACCATTGATACCCCGGGGAAGAAGGGTTTCCTCCCCGAGGTGCTGGAACCCCTCCTCTCCCTCCGCCGCAGGACGAAGGAGCTGAAGGCGGCCGACCCGGGGTACGCGGGCCACGATGCCGTGCTCAAGTGGATGCTCGTCACGTGCTTCGGGTACACCGGTTACCGGAACGCGAAGTTCGGGCAGATCGAGGTCCACGAGGCGATCACGGCGGCGGCGAGGGAGGTCCTTTTGCAAGCGCGGGACATCGCGGAAGGGATGGGATTCTCGGTCCTCCACGGGATCGTGGACTGCCTCTGGGTGAGGGGGGGTGACATCGGCGCGCTCCGGGAGCGCATCGAGCGCGAGACCCGGCTCCACGCCGTCACGGACACGTACGACTGGATCGTCTTCCTCCCCATGGCGGACGGGTCCGGCGCGTACAACAGGTACTACGGGAGGCTCGGGGACGGGAGGATGAAGGCACGGGGGATCGCGGCCCGGCGGGGAGACATGCCGCCCTACGTGAGGAGGGTGCAGCACCGGATGCTGGAGGTACTCGGGGGAGCCGCGACCATTCCCGGTGTCGCGGCGCTGCGGGAGACCCTCCGCGCACTCTACAGGGAGGCCGCGGACGCCCTCCCCTCTGCCCACCCGTCCGAGATGGCCGTCACCCGGCGGATAAGTACCCTCAGGTACCGCCGCGCGTGCGCGGAGGCCTCGGCCGTCGAGGCCTGCCGGGCAGAGGGCATCGATCTCTCCCCCGGGATGGAGGTGCGCTTCGTGGTGAGGGATGCCCGCACGTGGGAAGTGGACCTCGACTGGAAGGCCGCGCGGTTCGACGTGGGGTACTACCGGGGACTCCTCGCGAAGGCGTGGGAGGAGGTCGTCTTCGCAGTGGACGAGGCAGGGAAGCACGCGCGCGGGGAAGCGCGGGGTGCGGGTGCACCCGCGGGGAGCGCGCCGGCGACCTCTGCCCCGGAGACCCGGGCGTAG
- a CDS encoding NADP-dependent malic enzyme, translated as MEPDREEIYREALELHAAHRGKLEIRSKVPLETRRDLARAYTPGVAEVCRAIARNRDLAYKYTLKGNSVAIVTDGSAVLGLGDIGGLAAIPVMEGKAILFKKFAGIDAFPICFERYETDFVDQVRNIAPCFGGINLEDIAAPRCFEVEDALQDIGIPVMHDDQHGTAIVVLAALLNACKVTGKTFEDLRIVVCGAGAAGYAITRLLRCIGYSPDVCRSVKDIVVCDRQGIIHRGREGLYRNKYKFIIADETNRAGRTGTLADAMEGADVFIGVSAPGIVTEEMVRRMNDDPIVFAMANPVPEIMPAEARRAGAAVVGTGRSDFPNQINNALAFPGVFRGALDAYATRISDEMKVAAAHALAAYVEKPQKDHILPTVLDRDVTRAIARAVRQAAIDSGCARDL; from the coding sequence ATGGAGCCCGACCGGGAAGAGATATACAGGGAGGCGCTGGAACTCCACGCTGCGCACCGGGGGAAGCTCGAGATACGGTCGAAGGTCCCGCTCGAGACCCGCCGCGACCTCGCCCGCGCGTACACGCCGGGCGTCGCCGAGGTGTGCAGGGCGATCGCGAGGAACCGAGACCTCGCCTACAAGTACACCCTCAAGGGGAACTCGGTTGCCATCGTGACCGATGGGTCCGCGGTACTCGGCCTTGGGGACATCGGGGGGCTCGCGGCGATACCCGTGATGGAGGGGAAGGCGATCCTCTTCAAGAAGTTCGCGGGGATCGACGCGTTCCCGATCTGCTTCGAGAGGTACGAGACCGACTTCGTCGACCAGGTGAGGAACATCGCCCCCTGCTTTGGCGGCATCAATCTCGAGGACATCGCGGCTCCCCGCTGTTTCGAGGTGGAGGACGCACTCCAGGACATCGGCATCCCCGTCATGCACGACGACCAGCACGGCACCGCGATCGTCGTCCTCGCCGCCCTCCTGAACGCCTGCAAGGTGACGGGAAAGACCTTCGAGGACCTCCGGATCGTGGTCTGCGGGGCGGGTGCCGCGGGGTACGCGATCACGAGGCTCCTGCGCTGCATAGGGTACAGCCCCGACGTCTGCCGGTCCGTGAAGGACATCGTGGTCTGCGACAGGCAGGGCATCATCCACAGGGGCCGCGAGGGGCTCTACAGGAACAAGTACAAGTTCATCATCGCGGACGAGACCAACCGCGCGGGCAGGACCGGGACGCTCGCCGACGCGATGGAAGGCGCAGATGTCTTCATCGGTGTCTCCGCGCCGGGCATCGTGACGGAAGAGATGGTCCGGAGGATGAACGACGACCCGATAGTCTTTGCAATGGCAAACCCCGTCCCCGAGATAATGCCCGCGGAGGCGAGGAGGGCGGGTGCAGCGGTCGTGGGGACCGGCAGGAGCGATTTCCCCAACCAGATCAACAATGCCCTCGCGTTCCCCGGCGTCTTCCGCGGGGCGCTGGATGCCTACGCGACGCGGATATCCGACGAGATGAAGGTGGCCGCGGCCCACGCGCTCGCGGCCTACGTGGAGAAACCCCAGAAGGACCACATCCTGCCTACGGTCCTTGACAGGGACGTGACCCGCGCGATCGCGAGGGCAGTGCGGCAGGCCGCGATAGATTCCGGGTGCGCAAGGGACCTCTGA
- a CDS encoding metallophosphoesterase family protein: MEPRASTRWSGAGGLLAAGMRAAFGTLKDTISRLGIPALHALFSPLGGEKRRIFLVADLHFNHARIIGYCRRPYRSVSEMNRDLVRRWNAVVGPGDTVYCLGDFCMRGDPLRFIRALNGRKVFIRGNHDTPLLKARHHSVLSYGGIDFYLVHDPATVPASWNGWVIHGHTHNNRMDTYPFINGVTRTINVSCECTGFSPVSLDYLLSLDLLSVERMETILDSPTRRRVAGRPSRTVPAAAP; the protein is encoded by the coding sequence ATGGAACCGCGGGCCTCCACCCGGTGGTCCGGCGCGGGGGGACTCCTCGCGGCAGGGATGCGTGCGGCGTTCGGCACGCTGAAAGATACCATCTCGCGCCTCGGCATCCCCGCGCTGCATGCGCTCTTTTCCCCCCTCGGGGGGGAGAAGCGGCGGATATTCCTCGTCGCCGACCTCCACTTCAACCACGCCCGGATCATCGGGTACTGCAGGAGACCCTACCGTTCGGTCTCCGAGATGAACCGGGACCTCGTGCGCAGGTGGAACGCGGTGGTGGGGCCGGGCGATACCGTGTATTGCCTAGGGGATTTCTGCATGAGGGGGGATCCCCTCCGCTTCATCCGCGCGCTCAACGGGAGGAAGGTGTTTATCCGGGGCAACCACGATACCCCCCTCCTGAAGGCGCGCCACCACTCCGTCCTGTCGTACGGCGGGATCGACTTTTACCTCGTCCACGATCCCGCGACGGTGCCCGCTTCGTGGAACGGGTGGGTGATCCACGGGCACACCCACAACAACAGGATGGACACCTACCCGTTCATCAACGGGGTGACACGCACGATCAACGTCTCGTGCGAGTGCACGGGGTTTTCCCCCGTTTCGCTCGACTATCTCCTCTCGCTCGACCTCCTCTCGGTGGAGAGGATGGAGACTATCCTCGATTCACCCACGAGGCGGAGGGTTGCGGGCAGGCCTTCGCGGACCGTGCCGGCCGCAGCCCCCTGA
- a CDS encoding YqhA family protein, with the protein MDTQVPAGPHGPKGEQGIIESFFESGLWTSRLVVILAVAFGTFSAIVLFVSGSLEILNTLNHAIDLSTLEVEHTNILIGIIGAVDFYLIGMVLLIFSFGIYELFISEIDVARRGQVFHNILEISNLDDLKNKIIKVIIMVLIVSFFQRVLALQMLNGTDMLFMALSIAALCIGVFFLQKLKF; encoded by the coding sequence ATGGACACGCAGGTTCCGGCCGGTCCGCACGGGCCAAAGGGTGAACAAGGCATCATCGAGAGTTTCTTTGAGTCCGGACTGTGGACGTCCCGGCTCGTCGTCATTCTCGCCGTCGCGTTCGGCACGTTCTCGGCGATCGTCCTCTTCGTCTCGGGATCGCTCGAGATCCTCAACACGCTCAACCACGCGATCGACCTGTCTACCCTCGAGGTCGAGCACACGAACATCCTGATAGGGATCATCGGGGCAGTGGACTTTTACCTCATCGGCATGGTCCTCCTCATCTTCTCCTTCGGCATCTACGAGCTCTTCATCTCCGAGATCGATGTCGCGAGGAGGGGGCAGGTCTTCCACAACATCCTCGAGATATCGAACCTCGATGACCTGAAGAACAAGATCATCAAGGTCATCATCATGGTCCTCATCGTGAGCTTCTTCCAGCGCGTCCTCGCACTCCAGATGCTGAACGGGACGGACATGCTCTTCATGGCACTCTCCATCGCGGCACTCTGCATCGGGGTGTTCTTCCTCCAGAAGCTCAAGTTCTGA
- a CDS encoding GNAT family N-acetyltransferase codes for MHLRGITMARETRWKVTLGLATVTVLALNGAGLLVGITNVIPHLLYIPVVMGAYRYPRHGPYIALGIGGTYCAMVFFLYGPGETLGEALARAVVVFSVGWLIAYLSSRLRESEELYRGIFDNSEAGMLVVARAGEDATILEANWNAARLCGTEFVKLPGTPLSRFLGSEVTRDLAGRLDREGKVYGRELELQCPGGKKRNAILSAVTLPGNRAALSLVDITARVTAEEALRNANRKLHHLSRISSEHLQGTVTEIGGLVQRLLGVLPAEGDRALASEILEKVETLARQIRLSETYRNLGTSPPRWIRIQEVLRERYPEGKADGVSVRYWAERLCVYADPLFGEVILHLVDNAVRHGRTAKNVVVSYRETPESAEIYVEDDGVGIPPGQKEEIFAYDSGKHPGLGLFVCRQIASVTGMTIEETGREGSGARFVIHVPRGNYRIEGTSEESPPVPAPRMEESGDDGEPETRELLSVEFPLADEVWMDYHQAKGDPVTDRIFATFSGGRIVSLARCRRHPDGFEVDAVFTPPAHRGKGYARRTVGALVEACGHETLYMHSVLNLTEFYGKFGFRRIREDELPPTIRERFAFAGGELEMANVCPMMRTPPP; via the coding sequence ATGCATTTGCGCGGCATCACGATGGCAAGGGAGACGAGGTGGAAGGTCACGCTGGGACTCGCAACGGTGACGGTGCTCGCTCTCAACGGTGCAGGACTCCTCGTGGGCATCACCAACGTGATCCCCCACCTCCTCTACATCCCCGTGGTCATGGGCGCCTACCGGTATCCACGGCACGGGCCGTACATTGCCCTCGGGATAGGGGGCACCTACTGCGCGATGGTCTTTTTCCTCTACGGTCCCGGCGAGACACTGGGGGAAGCCCTCGCCCGCGCTGTCGTCGTCTTCTCGGTCGGGTGGCTCATCGCGTACCTCTCGTCCCGGCTGCGCGAGAGCGAGGAACTCTACAGGGGAATCTTCGACAACTCGGAGGCGGGAATGCTCGTCGTCGCGAGGGCAGGGGAAGACGCGACGATCCTCGAGGCAAACTGGAATGCGGCCCGGCTGTGCGGAACAGAATTCGTTAAGCTCCCGGGCACACCGCTCTCGCGGTTCCTCGGGAGCGAGGTGACAAGGGACCTCGCGGGGAGGCTCGACCGCGAGGGGAAGGTGTACGGCCGCGAACTCGAACTCCAGTGCCCCGGGGGAAAGAAGCGCAACGCGATCCTCTCGGCGGTGACGCTCCCCGGAAACAGGGCTGCACTCTCCCTCGTGGACATCACGGCGAGGGTGACAGCGGAGGAAGCACTCCGGAACGCGAACAGGAAACTCCACCACCTCTCCCGGATATCCTCGGAGCACCTGCAGGGGACCGTGACCGAGATCGGGGGTCTCGTGCAGCGCCTCCTCGGCGTGCTCCCGGCCGAAGGAGACAGGGCCCTCGCCTCCGAGATCCTCGAAAAGGTGGAGACGCTCGCGCGCCAGATACGGCTCTCGGAGACGTACAGGAACCTCGGCACGAGCCCGCCGCGGTGGATCAGGATACAGGAAGTCTTGCGGGAGAGGTACCCCGAGGGGAAGGCCGACGGGGTCTCCGTCAGGTACTGGGCCGAGAGGCTCTGTGTCTACGCGGACCCCCTCTTTGGCGAAGTCATCCTCCACCTCGTGGACAACGCCGTCCGCCACGGGAGGACCGCGAAAAACGTGGTCGTGTCCTACCGCGAGACGCCCGAGAGCGCAGAGATCTACGTCGAGGACGACGGGGTGGGAATACCGCCCGGGCAAAAGGAGGAGATCTTCGCGTACGACTCGGGGAAACACCCCGGCCTCGGCCTCTTCGTCTGCCGCCAGATCGCGTCCGTCACGGGGATGACGATCGAGGAGACCGGACGCGAGGGAAGCGGCGCGCGGTTCGTGATCCATGTCCCCAGGGGGAACTACAGGATCGAGGGGACGAGCGAGGAATCGCCCCCCGTCCCCGCCCCGCGGATGGAGGAATCCGGGGATGACGGGGAACCCGAGACGCGGGAGCTCCTCTCCGTTGAATTCCCGCTCGCGGACGAGGTGTGGATGGATTACCACCAGGCGAAGGGAGACCCGGTGACGGACAGGATCTTCGCGACGTTTTCCGGGGGAAGGATCGTCTCGCTCGCGCGGTGCCGCCGGCACCCCGACGGGTTCGAGGTGGACGCCGTCTTCACGCCCCCCGCGCACAGGGGGAAGGGATACGCGAGGAGGACGGTGGGTGCACTCGTGGAGGCATGCGGGCACGAGACACTCTACATGCATTCCGTTCTGAATCTCACGGAGTTTTACGGGAAGTTCGGTTTCCGGAGGATCCGCGAGGACGAGCTCCCCCCCACAATAAGGGAGCGGTTCGCGTTCGCGGGCGGGGAGCTCGAGATGGCAAACGTCTGCCCCATGATGCGCACGCCGCCGCCCTGA
- the msrA gene encoding peptide-methionine (S)-S-oxide reductase MsrA: MRTEGDLEQATFAAGCFWGVEAAFRRVKGVVETWVGYTGGNVPDPTYEQVCSGTTGHAEAVRVVFDPRVVTYDQLLEVFWEIHDPTQKDGQGPDVGTNYRSAIFYHSDEQRVKALASRERLQNSPRMKGKEIVTEILPAGTFWKAEDHHQQFYEKCGWGYAAAPKYWE, translated from the coding sequence ATGCGGACAGAGGGAGATCTCGAACAGGCAACGTTCGCCGCGGGGTGTTTCTGGGGCGTCGAGGCCGCATTCCGCCGCGTGAAGGGCGTTGTCGAGACGTGGGTCGGGTACACGGGAGGGAATGTCCCTGACCCGACGTACGAACAGGTGTGCTCGGGCACGACGGGCCACGCGGAGGCGGTGAGGGTCGTCTTCGATCCCCGCGTCGTCACGTACGACCAGCTCCTCGAGGTTTTCTGGGAGATCCACGATCCCACCCAGAAGGACGGGCAGGGCCCTGACGTGGGGACGAACTACCGGTCCGCGATATTCTACCATTCCGATGAGCAGAGGGTAAAAGCTCTCGCGTCCCGGGAAAGGCTCCAGAATTCCCCGCGGATGAAGGGGAAGGAGATCGTGACGGAGATCCTCCCCGCCGGGACGTTCTGGAAGGCCGAGGACCACCACCAGCAGTTCTACGAGAAGTGCGGCTGGGGCTACGCCGCGGCACCGAAGTACTGGGAATGA
- a CDS encoding CBS domain-containing protein encodes MGTSGKTHVSFPTVVDRAYEEYKRHRKVADIMSTGVAITTPQTSMSDAARIMGERRIGSLVVVRYGTPVAIVTERDLLSNVFAAGRDPSDVLVEDVMSYPLIRICPDLEIREAARTMIRKKGRLTVFSCGELCGIITASDLIREMPEAKETSMNVNDFMTKDVVYVPEDEKISEVVRIMGTERIGSVLVTSDGNPKGIFTERDLLTTLLARGAALDIPVGDVARSPLITAPAGISIHKAAQIMAQNHIKRLPLVRRKRIAGIVTARDLVEAYAR; translated from the coding sequence ATGGGCACGTCAGGAAAGACACACGTATCCTTTCCCACCGTCGTGGACCGCGCGTATGAGGAGTACAAGAGGCACCGGAAAGTGGCCGATATCATGAGCACGGGGGTCGCGATCACGACGCCCCAGACGTCGATGTCCGATGCAGCACGGATAATGGGGGAGCGGCGCATAGGGAGCCTCGTCGTCGTCCGTTACGGCACCCCGGTTGCGATCGTGACAGAGAGGGACCTCCTCTCGAACGTCTTTGCCGCCGGCAGGGATCCTTCCGACGTCCTCGTCGAGGATGTCATGTCGTACCCGCTCATCAGGATCTGCCCCGACCTCGAGATCCGGGAGGCTGCACGGACGATGATACGGAAGAAGGGGAGACTGACGGTCTTCTCGTGCGGCGAACTGTGCGGGATAATCACCGCGTCCGACCTCATCCGCGAGATGCCCGAGGCAAAGGAGACGTCGATGAACGTGAATGACTTCATGACGAAGGACGTGGTTTACGTCCCGGAAGACGAGAAGATTTCAGAGGTCGTCCGGATCATGGGCACGGAGAGGATAGGGAGCGTTCTCGTCACGAGCGACGGGAACCCGAAGGGGATATTCACGGAGAGGGACCTCCTCACCACGCTCCTCGCGAGGGGCGCGGCGCTCGATATCCCCGTCGGCGATGTCGCGAGGTCTCCCCTCATCACGGCCCCCGCGGGGATCAGCATCCACAAGGCCGCGCAGATCATGGCCCAGAACCACATAAAAAGGCTCCCGCTCGTCCGGCGCAAGAGAATCGCGGGCATCGTCACGGCAAGGGACCTCGTCGAGGCATATGCCCGCTAG